A genomic segment from Flavobacterium sp. 9R encodes:
- a CDS encoding RagB/SusD family nutrient uptake outer membrane protein yields the protein MKKIYISLFALSVVFFTGCADDFLDVDQTESISTKDIELFNNDAGASSFVTSIYSKFLDWDMTSFGWIGLSSITSDDADKGSSPGDTGTDKDILDALTYNPTTPSVESVFNANYDGINRCNQALNILPKLTKADANLRNRLMGEAKFLRAFMYFTLVKCYGGVPIVDRLPNPSSTEDREMLLTRKTASEVYAFIETDLIDAIAALPEKSAYAANEKARASKGAAYALLAKVNLYQKNWQKVVDNCNAVTGYSLAPDYATMFRLAGENDAESIFEIQGVGSIPARGIQGYSNTQGARGAGGWGWGFNTPSQSLVDAYEAGDVRKNATIIFRGTTLYDGRIIPNTVENPRYNYKAYSSNFTDAWETDANIKYLRFAEVLLMKAEALNELGQTSAAIPLLNQIRNRAGLANTTALSQADVRRAIWKERRVEMAFEHDRFFDVVRTGQAVAAFAADGKTFVAGKHELFPIPQSFIRQAAGLSSQNPNY from the coding sequence ATGAAAAAGATATATATATCCCTATTCGCCTTATCGGTAGTTTTTTTTACTGGTTGTGCTGATGATTTTTTAGATGTAGATCAAACAGAATCTATCTCTACTAAAGACATTGAATTGTTTAATAATGATGCAGGAGCTTCCTCATTTGTAACATCTATTTATAGTAAATTCTTAGATTGGGACATGACTTCTTTCGGTTGGATTGGTTTGTCTAGTATCACTTCTGATGATGCTGACAAAGGATCTTCACCAGGGGATACAGGAACCGATAAAGATATTTTGGATGCGTTGACTTACAACCCAACAACTCCTTCTGTTGAGAGTGTTTTTAATGCCAATTATGACGGTATAAATAGATGTAATCAAGCTCTAAATATTCTTCCTAAGTTGACAAAAGCAGACGCTAATTTGCGTAATCGATTGATGGGTGAGGCGAAGTTTTTGAGAGCCTTCATGTATTTTACCTTAGTAAAATGTTATGGAGGAGTTCCAATAGTAGATCGTCTGCCTAATCCTTCTTCTACAGAGGATAGAGAAATGTTGTTAACACGCAAAACTGCGTCTGAAGTTTATGCTTTCATAGAAACTGATTTGATTGATGCGATTGCAGCTTTACCAGAGAAGTCTGCTTATGCAGCCAATGAAAAAGCAAGGGCTTCCAAAGGAGCTGCCTATGCATTATTAGCCAAAGTAAATCTGTACCAGAAAAATTGGCAAAAAGTTGTAGACAATTGTAATGCAGTTACTGGTTATTCATTGGCTCCTGATTATGCAACGATGTTTCGCCTAGCAGGTGAGAATGATGCTGAATCTATTTTCGAAATCCAAGGAGTTGGTTCAATTCCAGCCAGAGGTATTCAGGGTTATTCAAACACTCAAGGCGCCCGTGGTGCTGGAGGTTGGGGTTGGGGATTCAATACACCTTCGCAAAGTTTGGTAGATGCCTATGAGGCAGGTGATGTTAGAAAAAATGCGACTATTATCTTCAGAGGAACTACTTTGTATGACGGAAGAATAATTCCAAACACAGTAGAAAACCCACGATACAACTACAAAGCTTATTCTTCGAATTTTACAGATGCTTGGGAAACAGATGCTAACATCAAGTACTTGCGTTTTGCTGAAGTGCTGTTGATGAAAGCTGAAGCGTTGAACGAATTAGGACAAACCAGTGCAGCGATTCCGTTGTTGAATCAGATAAGAAACAGAGCTGGATTGGCGAATACTACGGCGCTTTCTCAAGCCGATGTAAGACGTGCCATTTGGAAAGAAAGAAGAGTAGAAATGGCTTTTGAACACGATAGATTTTTTGATGTGGTTCGCACAGGACAAGCTGTTGCAGCTTTTGCCGCTGATGGAAAAACTTTCGTAGCAGGAAAACACGAATTGTTTCCTATTCCGCAATCTTTCATCAGACAAGCCGCTGGATTATCTAGTCAAAATCCAAATTATTAA
- a CDS encoding LamG-like jellyroll fold domain-containing protein — protein MKINKSIFLGAMAAVIPFFTACEDSIDKVNNPIPYESIGGYESSDDVAASHLVSKLSFDGDITDAKNGITNGVGTNVTYEEGIKGQAYKGSPTSFIAYGSVANPIIGLKNISVAMWIKTEPHTGGAQSLFMLPKKTDFWGNIFTLIEGTGPATTMLVKNHIQKDVTPSIPWSGQFIEHGGSNVLKNMFGTWKHIVWTYNATNSTYSMFIDGQKLDLPASIAKRYASDPATGGVGFGELANSEVSKFIIGGYQQHLGAPWSAPDGWMLHYTGLMDEFRIYDIALEDNEVTALYKLEKDKR, from the coding sequence ATGAAAATAAATAAATCGATATTCTTAGGTGCTATGGCGGCTGTAATTCCTTTTTTTACTGCTTGTGAAGATAGTATTGACAAAGTAAATAATCCCATACCATACGAATCTATTGGTGGATATGAAAGTTCAGATGATGTTGCAGCCTCACATTTGGTTTCCAAACTTAGTTTTGATGGAGATATTACTGATGCTAAAAATGGTATTACAAATGGGGTAGGAACTAATGTAACTTATGAAGAAGGGATTAAAGGACAAGCTTATAAAGGTTCTCCAACATCTTTTATTGCTTATGGTTCTGTTGCTAATCCAATTATAGGTCTTAAGAATATTTCTGTTGCTATGTGGATTAAGACAGAGCCACATACAGGAGGGGCACAATCTTTATTTATGCTTCCGAAGAAAACAGATTTTTGGGGTAATATTTTTACTTTAATTGAAGGTACTGGCCCAGCAACGACGATGCTGGTTAAAAACCATATTCAAAAAGATGTAACTCCAAGTATTCCTTGGTCAGGTCAGTTTATAGAGCACGGAGGAAGTAATGTTTTGAAGAATATGTTTGGAACATGGAAACATATTGTATGGACCTATAACGCAACAAATTCTACCTACAGTATGTTTATTGATGGTCAAAAATTAGATTTACCTGCTTCAATTGCAAAACGCTATGCAAGTGATCCAGCAACAGGTGGGGTTGGTTTTGGTGAATTAGCTAATTCTGAAGTTTCTAAATTTATCATTGGAGGATATCAACAACATTTAGGAGCTCCTTGGAGTGCTCCTGATGGATGGATGCTACATTACACAGGGTTAATGGATGAATTTAGAATCTATGATATTGCATTAGAAGACAACGAAGTTACAGCGCTCTACAAGTTAGAAAAAGATAAAAGATAA
- a CDS encoding glucoamylase family protein, which produces MKKSLYLLFFLSMFTSCTSSPQEPKSSGTPLPTIPVKVLSDNELLDLVQKDAIKYFWDYADPISKLARERYHTEDPNFESNIITTGGSGFGLMTLIVGIERGFVPRAEALARLSTALQFLEKADRFHGAWPHWMDNQTGKVIPFGTKDNGGDLVETSFVCQALITLREYFKNGNATEKALAQKADELWKGVEWDWYTKGEKALYWHWSPNYTWEMNFKLEGYNECLITYIMGAASPTHTIPADAYHIGWARNGGIINGSSQYGLPVVLSYNGAVGNVGPMFWSHYSFLGLDPNNLTDNYANYGTLTQNHAKIMVKYSQANPKQFKDYSDKCWGLTASYTRNPDGTTGYTAHQPNNDNGVITPTAALSSFPFAPIEAMKFLRYVYDENKTKYVGIAGPYDAFSPHYNWVTPRYLAIDQGTIVPMIENYRSGLLWKLFMNAPEVKAGLLKLGFHSSKYGI; this is translated from the coding sequence ATGAAAAAATCGCTATATCTATTGTTTTTTTTATCAATGTTCACGTCTTGTACATCATCTCCGCAGGAGCCTAAAAGTTCAGGAACTCCCTTGCCAACAATTCCAGTGAAAGTGTTGTCAGATAATGAACTTCTTGACTTGGTACAAAAAGACGCTATTAAGTATTTTTGGGACTATGCCGATCCGATTTCTAAATTAGCTCGCGAGCGATACCACACCGAAGATCCAAATTTTGAATCGAATATAATTACTACAGGTGGTTCAGGTTTTGGGTTAATGACACTAATTGTTGGTATCGAAAGAGGTTTTGTTCCTAGGGCAGAAGCTTTAGCAAGACTTAGTACAGCTTTGCAGTTTCTAGAAAAAGCCGATCGTTTTCACGGTGCTTGGCCGCATTGGATGGATAACCAAACAGGAAAAGTAATCCCTTTTGGAACTAAAGATAATGGCGGTGATTTGGTCGAAACTTCTTTCGTCTGTCAGGCTTTAATCACTTTGCGAGAATACTTTAAAAATGGAAATGCTACCGAAAAAGCATTAGCCCAAAAAGCTGATGAGTTATGGAAAGGGGTAGAATGGGATTGGTACACAAAAGGGGAAAAAGCTTTGTATTGGCATTGGTCGCCTAATTATACTTGGGAAATGAACTTTAAACTCGAGGGATATAACGAATGCTTGATTACCTATATTATGGGTGCCGCATCTCCGACTCATACCATTCCTGCCGATGCTTACCATATAGGATGGGCAAGAAATGGGGGAATCATAAACGGAAGTTCTCAATATGGACTACCCGTCGTGTTGAGTTATAATGGAGCTGTTGGAAATGTAGGTCCTATGTTTTGGTCACATTATTCTTTTTTGGGATTGGATCCCAATAATTTAACAGATAACTATGCGAATTATGGTACACTAACGCAGAATCACGCCAAAATTATGGTCAAGTACAGTCAGGCTAATCCAAAACAGTTTAAAGATTACTCTGATAAATGTTGGGGACTTACCGCCAGTTATACTCGTAATCCTGATGGCACAACAGGTTATACTGCACACCAACCCAATAATGACAATGGTGTAATTACGCCAACAGCAGCCTTATCTTCATTCCCTTTTGCCCCAATCGAAGCGATGAAATTTTTGCGCTATGTTTATGATGAGAATAAGACAAAATATGTTGGTATAGCAGGACCTTATGATGCATTTTCACCACATTACAATTGGGTAACTCCGCGTTATCTAGCCATTGACCAAGGGACTATTGTACCTATGATTGAAAATTATCGCTCAGGATTATTATGGAAGCTATTTATGAATGCTCCCGAAGTGAAAGCAGGTTTGTTAAAATTAGGATTTCATTCGTCGAAGTATGGAATCTAA
- the bglX gene encoding beta-glucosidase BglX → MNTTKLLLLLLSISFIGYSQKRGNKNDSKIKPRAEFVADLLSKMTLDEKLGQLNLPTSGDITTGAASSSDVAKKIEEGKVGGLFNIKSVQKIKEVQRIAVEKSRLKIPLIFGMDVIHGYETTFPIPLGLSCTWDMNLIERSAQIAAQEASADGINWTFSPMVDISRDPRWGRISEGSGEDPYLGSQIAQAMVRGYQGNDLSKNNTILSCVKHFALYGAPEAGRDYNTVDMSKIRMYNDYFPPYKAAVDAGVGSVMASFNEVDGVPATGNKWLMTDVLRKQWAFKGFVVTDFTGINEMVDHGMGDLQTVSALALNAGVEMDMVGEGFLTTLKKSIDEKKVSIAQIDNAVRLILEAKYDLGLFHDPYRYCDIKRSKTDIYTTSNRNEARNTAAQSLVLLKNQNQVLPLKKSGTIALIGPLADAKENMSGTWSVATKLENSISLLSGVKTVAGNSATILYAKGSNLDYDAAFEERATMFGKTLHRDHRSDQELLAEALKIANQADVIVAALGESAELSGESSSRTNLEIPKAQKDLLNELVKTGKPVVLVLFDGRPLVLVEENQKVPAILNAWFAGSEAGLAIADVLFGDENPSGKLTTTFPRSVGQIPIYYSTKNTGRPLGNKEGKFEKFKSNYIDERNEPLFPFGYGLSYTNFSYSNLMISSPKMTKNETIKVSVEVTNTGNFDGKEVVQLYIRDIVGSVTRPLKELKDFKKIALKKGEKQTLTFEITVDKLKFYNSDLNFVAEPGLFEVFIGKDSTTNNKISFELIN, encoded by the coding sequence ATGAATACCACTAAATTACTACTATTGCTGTTAAGTATTTCCTTTATTGGCTACAGCCAAAAAAGAGGAAATAAAAATGATTCCAAAATCAAACCCCGAGCAGAGTTTGTGGCTGATTTATTGTCTAAAATGACTTTAGATGAAAAATTAGGACAATTGAATTTGCCTACATCTGGAGATATTACTACAGGTGCAGCCAGCAGCTCTGACGTTGCAAAAAAAATTGAGGAGGGTAAAGTAGGAGGCTTATTCAATATCAAGTCGGTACAAAAAATTAAAGAAGTTCAAAGAATTGCCGTTGAAAAAAGTCGCCTTAAAATCCCTTTGATTTTCGGGATGGATGTCATTCACGGATACGAAACAACATTTCCAATTCCATTAGGATTGTCTTGTACTTGGGATATGAATTTAATAGAGCGTAGTGCTCAAATAGCTGCTCAAGAAGCAAGTGCTGACGGAATTAACTGGACATTTTCACCTATGGTTGATATTTCAAGAGATCCAAGATGGGGAAGAATTTCAGAAGGTTCAGGCGAAGATCCCTATTTAGGTTCCCAAATTGCTCAAGCTATGGTTAGGGGATATCAAGGAAATGATTTGTCTAAGAACAATACCATTTTGTCTTGTGTTAAACACTTTGCACTTTATGGAGCGCCAGAAGCTGGTCGTGATTACAATACCGTAGATATGAGCAAAATCCGTATGTATAATGATTATTTTCCTCCTTATAAAGCTGCTGTAGATGCTGGCGTTGGCTCCGTTATGGCTTCGTTTAATGAGGTAGATGGTGTTCCTGCAACAGGAAACAAGTGGTTAATGACGGACGTGTTAAGAAAACAATGGGCTTTTAAAGGTTTTGTAGTAACTGATTTTACTGGAATTAATGAAATGGTAGATCACGGAATGGGGGATTTACAAACTGTATCAGCTTTAGCTCTGAATGCTGGTGTTGAAATGGATATGGTAGGCGAAGGTTTTTTGACCACATTAAAAAAATCAATCGACGAAAAAAAGGTTTCGATTGCTCAAATCGACAATGCTGTAAGGTTAATTCTGGAGGCGAAATACGATTTGGGTTTGTTTCATGATCCCTACAGATATTGTGATATAAAACGTTCCAAAACGGATATATATACTACTTCAAATAGAAATGAAGCTAGAAATACAGCTGCTCAATCTTTAGTCTTATTAAAAAATCAGAATCAAGTATTGCCTCTTAAAAAATCCGGAACTATTGCACTTATAGGACCTCTAGCGGATGCGAAAGAAAATATGTCGGGAACTTGGAGTGTAGCTACAAAGCTTGAAAATTCTATTTCTTTATTGTCTGGAGTAAAAACGGTTGCCGGAAACTCCGCCACTATTTTATATGCCAAAGGGAGTAATTTAGATTATGATGCTGCTTTTGAAGAACGTGCGACTATGTTCGGAAAAACATTGCACAGAGATCATCGCTCGGATCAAGAATTACTAGCCGAAGCACTTAAAATAGCTAACCAAGCTGACGTCATTGTTGCTGCTTTAGGCGAATCAGCAGAGTTAAGCGGAGAATCCAGTAGTCGTACCAATCTCGAAATTCCAAAAGCCCAAAAAGATTTGCTTAATGAACTAGTAAAAACAGGAAAGCCTGTTGTTTTAGTACTTTTTGATGGAAGACCTTTAGTTCTTGTGGAAGAGAATCAAAAAGTTCCTGCTATTTTGAATGCTTGGTTTGCAGGAAGTGAGGCAGGATTAGCTATTGCCGATGTATTGTTTGGTGATGAAAATCCATCAGGGAAGTTAACAACTACTTTTCCAAGAAGTGTGGGGCAAATACCTATTTACTATAGTACCAAGAATACAGGAAGGCCCTTAGGAAATAAAGAAGGTAAGTTCGAAAAATTCAAATCAAACTATATTGATGAGCGAAATGAGCCTCTTTTTCCATTCGGATATGGGCTAAGTTATACTAATTTTAGTTACTCAAATCTGATGATTTCTTCTCCTAAAATGACAAAAAATGAAACAATAAAAGTTTCTGTTGAGGTAACAAATACAGGTAATTTTGACGGTAAAGAGGTAGTGCAGCTTTATATTAGGGATATAGTAGGAAGTGTTACTCGTCCCTTAAAAGAACTAAAGGATTTCAAAAAAATAGCGTTGAAAAAAGGAGAGAAACAAACCCTTACTTTTGAAATTACTGTTGATAAATTAAAGTTCTATAATTCAGATTTGAACTTTGTTGCTGAACCTGGTCTATTTGAGGTTTTTATTGGCAAGGATTCAACTACCAATAATAAAATAAGTTTTGAGTTAATTAATTAA
- a CDS encoding discoidin domain-containing protein — MKYYLMKRFGLILAGLSFCFFAQGQVKQQQTYCNPINIDYGYCPIPNFVTQGKHRATADPVITFFQGKYYLFSTNQWGYWHSTDMLNWQFISKKFLRPEHKVYDELCAPSLSFVNDSLLVVGSTHGKEFPIWMSKNPSKNEWKELVHKSEAAAWDPQIFWDKEKDELYEYYGSSNLYPIYGVKLNRKTFQPEGEVVPLIALNDEEHGWERFGENNDNTFMQPFMEGAFMTKHKNTYYLQYGGPGTEFSGYGDGVYTSKNPLGPFVYQSHNPFSYKPGGFARGAGHGATFQDANSTFWHVSTIVIGTKNNFERRLGIWPAGIDEEGVLYSNTAYGDYPTFLPSQNKDHLKGSFSGWMLLNYNKPVSVSSTLGGFQPNYAVNEDIKTYWSAKTGNKGEWLISDLGESSTIRAIQINYADQDVTLMGKPETTVGHKYLITVSDNLKEWKVIVDKSKNCKDVPHDYVELEKPVIGRYLKIENIQMPTGKFALSGFRVFGKGNGEAPAPVKNFVPLRVAPKTKGERRNVWFKWEQEPLADGYVIYFGKSPNQLYGSVMVYGKNEYYLNALDQSDAYYFQIEAFNSNGISPRTPVIRVE, encoded by the coding sequence ATGAAATATTATCTAATGAAAAGATTTGGGCTAATTTTAGCGGGATTATCTTTTTGTTTTTTTGCACAAGGACAAGTAAAACAACAACAAACCTATTGTAATCCTATAAACATTGATTATGGTTATTGTCCCATTCCAAATTTTGTTACCCAAGGAAAGCATAGAGCCACAGCAGATCCTGTGATTACTTTTTTTCAAGGGAAATACTATTTGTTTTCTACCAATCAATGGGGGTATTGGCATAGTACAGATATGCTCAATTGGCAATTTATTTCTAAAAAGTTTTTGCGACCAGAACATAAAGTTTATGATGAACTTTGTGCTCCATCACTTTCTTTTGTCAATGATAGCTTGTTGGTTGTGGGCTCAACACACGGTAAAGAATTTCCAATCTGGATGAGTAAAAATCCAAGTAAAAATGAGTGGAAAGAACTGGTTCATAAGTCTGAAGCTGCTGCTTGGGATCCTCAGATTTTTTGGGACAAAGAAAAAGATGAATTGTATGAATATTATGGGTCAAGTAATTTGTATCCAATTTATGGAGTAAAGTTAAATCGTAAAACATTCCAGCCCGAAGGAGAAGTAGTGCCCTTAATTGCATTGAATGATGAGGAACATGGTTGGGAAAGATTTGGTGAAAACAATGATAATACATTTATGCAACCTTTTATGGAAGGTGCTTTTATGACTAAACACAAGAACACATATTATTTACAATATGGTGGGCCAGGTACTGAATTTAGTGGATATGGAGATGGTGTGTATACAAGCAAGAATCCTTTAGGTCCGTTTGTGTATCAATCGCATAATCCATTTTCATATAAACCTGGAGGTTTTGCAAGAGGTGCAGGTCATGGTGCAACTTTTCAAGATGCAAATAGTACTTTTTGGCATGTATCTACAATTGTAATTGGAACAAAGAATAATTTTGAAAGACGATTGGGTATTTGGCCAGCTGGTATAGATGAAGAAGGAGTTTTATACTCCAATACAGCTTATGGCGATTACCCAACTTTTCTTCCTTCACAAAATAAAGACCACCTTAAGGGTAGTTTTTCAGGTTGGATGCTTTTGAACTATAATAAACCAGTGAGTGTTTCCTCTACATTAGGTGGTTTTCAACCCAATTATGCAGTCAATGAAGATATAAAGACGTATTGGTCTGCAAAAACAGGAAACAAAGGGGAATGGTTGATTTCTGATTTAGGGGAAAGCAGTACTATTCGTGCAATTCAAATAAATTATGCAGACCAAGACGTGACACTGATGGGGAAACCAGAGACCACTGTTGGGCATAAATATCTTATTACTGTATCTGACAATCTAAAAGAATGGAAAGTGATTGTTGATAAGAGTAAAAACTGCAAAGATGTTCCTCACGATTATGTCGAATTAGAGAAACCTGTTATTGGACGATATTTGAAGATAGAGAATATCCAAATGCCAACAGGTAAATTTGCTTTAAGTGGCTTTAGGGTTTTTGGCAAAGGTAATGGTGAAGCTCCAGCTCCTGTTAAAAACTTTGTTCCTTTGCGAGTAGCTCCAAAAACAAAAGGGGAACGTCGTAATGTCTGGTTTAAATGGGAACAAGAACCATTAGCAGATGGTTATGTTATTTATTTTGGAAAATCACCAAACCAGCTTTATGGTTCCGTAATGGTTTATGGTAAAAATGAATATTATTTGAATGCGTTGGATCAATCCGATGCCTATTATTTTCAAATAGAAGCTTTTAATAGCAACGGAATTAGTCCAAGAACGCCTGTAATCAGAGTAGAATAG
- a CDS encoding amidohydrolase: MKKTIWAILATTLFAQINWSQKSIEILKKEANTSIEKERATYKKIALNIWDYAELGYKETNSSNLLAQQLKENDFSVTTGVAGIPTAFVATYGSGYPVIGILAEYDALPGLSQDTSPIKTLIPNKNNGHGCGHHLFGTGSIAAGIAIKNLMKEGKLKGTIKVFGCPAEEGGSGKVYMVREGLFNNVDVVLHWHPSDNNSVTYTSALANKSAKFRFYGISSHAAASPEQGRSALDAVEAMDYMVNMMREHIPQETRIHYVITNGGKAPNVVPEFAEVYYYVRNPEKTIAVNVFDRVAKAAEGAALGTGTRSEYEIIGGTHDLLINKTLADAIQINLEKVGGVQYTPEEIAFATKIQSSFIDKKPPIANAAKVNPMHIEKNLGSTDVGDVSYTVPTVGIETATWVPGTGAHSWQAVACGGTDIGIKGMLVAAKTLSYMAIDLFTNPSLVQKAKEEFKSSKGDYQYKPLLGDRKPALNYRD, from the coding sequence ATGAAAAAAACAATTTGGGCTATTCTTGCCACTACCCTATTTGCGCAAATAAATTGGTCCCAAAAATCAATCGAAATACTAAAGAAAGAAGCAAATACGAGCATTGAAAAAGAAAGGGCTACTTACAAGAAAATAGCTTTGAATATCTGGGATTATGCCGAATTAGGATACAAAGAAACCAACAGTTCTAACTTACTCGCGCAACAATTAAAAGAAAATGATTTCTCCGTTACTACTGGTGTAGCAGGGATACCTACAGCTTTTGTGGCTACGTATGGTTCGGGGTATCCTGTGATTGGGATATTAGCAGAGTACGATGCACTTCCTGGATTATCACAAGACACCTCACCTATTAAAACATTGATTCCTAATAAAAATAATGGTCACGGATGTGGACATCACCTATTTGGAACTGGCTCCATTGCTGCTGGTATTGCCATCAAAAATCTAATGAAAGAAGGCAAATTAAAAGGGACAATAAAAGTCTTTGGATGTCCTGCAGAAGAAGGCGGAAGCGGAAAAGTATATATGGTGAGAGAAGGGCTTTTCAACAATGTTGATGTAGTCTTGCATTGGCATCCTTCGGATAATAATTCGGTAACCTACACTAGTGCTTTGGCTAACAAATCGGCTAAGTTTCGATTTTATGGGATTTCATCGCACGCAGCTGCTTCTCCAGAGCAAGGACGCTCCGCTTTGGATGCTGTCGAAGCTATGGATTATATGGTCAATATGATGCGGGAACATATTCCTCAAGAAACAAGAATTCATTATGTCATTACCAATGGCGGTAAAGCCCCAAACGTAGTTCCAGAATTTGCCGAAGTATATTATTATGTTAGAAATCCAGAGAAAACCATTGCTGTTAATGTTTTTGACCGAGTAGCTAAAGCAGCCGAAGGTGCAGCTTTAGGAACAGGAACCCGTTCCGAATATGAAATCATCGGAGGTACTCACGATTTGCTCATCAACAAAACATTGGCCGATGCCATACAAATCAATTTAGAAAAAGTTGGAGGCGTACAGTATACACCAGAAGAAATAGCTTTTGCGACTAAAATTCAAAGCAGTTTTATCGACAAAAAACCACCAATCGCCAACGCCGCCAAAGTCAATCCGATGCATATTGAGAAAAATCTAGGCTCCACCGATGTAGGCGATGTAAGTTACACTGTTCCGACAGTTGGAATCGAAACCGCAACTTGGGTTCCAGGAACTGGAGCACACAGCTGGCAAGCCGTAGCTTGTGGTGGAACCGATATAGGTATCAAAGGAATGCTTGTGGCTGCCAAAACACTTTCGTATATGGCCATCGATTTGTTTACGAATCCTTCTTTAGTTCAAAAAGCCAAAGAAGAATTCAAATCCAGCAAAGGCGATTATCAGTACAAACCTTTACTTGGTGACCGTAAACCAGCCTTGAATTATAGAGATTAA
- a CDS encoding VOC family protein — translation MLNKVHHIAIICSDYEKSKRFYVEVLGLEIIQEIYREERASYKLDLALDGNYIIELFSFPNPPSRPSRPEATGLRHLAFEVDDLDRIVAHLQKNQIEMEAIRTDEFTNKRFLFIADPDQLPIEFYEK, via the coding sequence ATGCTTAACAAAGTTCATCATATCGCTATCATTTGTTCCGATTATGAAAAATCGAAACGCTTTTATGTTGAAGTATTGGGATTAGAAATCATCCAAGAAATTTACCGAGAAGAAAGAGCTTCATACAAACTCGATTTAGCACTCGATGGCAACTACATTATTGAACTTTTTTCGTTTCCCAATCCTCCTTCAAGACCTTCACGACCTGAAGCTACGGGTTTGCGTCACTTGGCTTTTGAAGTGGATGATTTGGATAGAATCGTTGCCCATTTGCAAAAAAATCAAATCGAAATGGAAGCCATTCGTACAGATGAATTCACCAACAAACGCTTTCTTTTTATTGCTGATCCTGACCAGTTGCCCATTGAATTTTATGAAAAGTAA